Proteins found in one Triticum urartu cultivar G1812 chromosome 4, Tu2.1, whole genome shotgun sequence genomic segment:
- the LOC125552720 gene encoding uncharacterized protein LOC125552720 isoform X1: MELVAKCKIFQGPVLGLSSNDLHPYWIATAAPGESICVHDISYPTELCKLTCELNDFGSVKEEKVQMTSLKWNKIYPTALAATSSKGTTSNLYVCVCVCVCVCVCVCSYRMNYFTEVWDLRAAKLMTAFGNTKVKSLSDLEFSWNNPMHLAVSTANNGTSAAVTVWDMRFSRTPYHEYSTGTSGVNCLSWNRSGQLLASHTDGTISCCDVYSKEMIQGLTRAWHGDLGVTWTHSENAFATLSSKYGVRLHEMSDQRIYP, translated from the exons ATGGAGCTAGTCGCGAAGTGCAAGATTTTCCAAGGCCCA GTTTTGGGGTTATCTTCCAATGATCTGCATCCGTATTGGATTGCTACTGCTGCTCCAGGTGAGAGCATCTGTGTCCACGATATAAGCTATCCAACTGAGCTGTGCAAGTTGACATGTGAG CTTAACGATTTCGGATCAGTGAAAGAGGAGAAGGTGCAGATGACATCCCTAAAATGGAATAAGATATACCCTACAGCCCTGGCTGCCACGAGCAGCAAAGGCACCACAAGTaatctctatgtgtgtgtgtgtgtgtgtgtgtgtgtgtgtgtgtgtgtgtgttcctaTCGCATGAATTATTTCACAGAGGTCTGGGATCTCAGAGCTGCAAAGCTGATGACAGCATTCGGCAATACAAAAGTCAAGAGCCTCTCAGATCTGGAGTTCAGCTGGAATAATCCCATGCACTTGGCCGTTTCAACCGCAAACAATGGTACTTCAGCAGCTGTGACG GTTTGGGATATGAGATTCAGCCGCACGCCCTATCATGAGTACAGCACCGGTACCTCAGGTGTAAACTGTCTCTCTTGGAATCGGTCTGGCCAACTTCTTGCGTCTCATACCGACGGTACGATAAGCTGCTGTGATGTATACAGCAAGGAG ATGATACAGGGGTTGACTAGGGCTTGGCATGGTGATCTGGGTGTCACTTGGACACACTCTGAGAATGCATTTGCCACACTGTCCTCAAAGTATGGAGTCAGGCTGCATGAGAT GAGTGACCAGAGGATTTACCCGTGA
- the LOC125552720 gene encoding protein transport protein SEC31 homolog B-like isoform X2, protein MELVAKCKIFQGPVLGLSSNDLHPYWIATAAPGESICVHDISYPTELCKLTCELNDFGSVKEEKVQMTSLKWNKIYPTALAATSSKGTTTFGNTKVKSLSDLEFSWNNPMHLAVSTANNGTSAAVTVWDMRFSRTPYHEYSTGTSGVNCLSWNRSGQLLASHTDGTISCCDVYSKEMIQGLTRAWHGDLGVTWTHSENAFATLSSKYGVRLHEMSDQRIYP, encoded by the exons ATGGAGCTAGTCGCGAAGTGCAAGATTTTCCAAGGCCCA GTTTTGGGGTTATCTTCCAATGATCTGCATCCGTATTGGATTGCTACTGCTGCTCCAGGTGAGAGCATCTGTGTCCACGATATAAGCTATCCAACTGAGCTGTGCAAGTTGACATGTGAG CTTAACGATTTCGGATCAGTGAAAGAGGAGAAGGTGCAGATGACATCCCTAAAATGGAATAAGATATACCCTACAGCCCTGGCTGCCACGAGCAGCAAAGGCACCACAA CATTCGGCAATACAAAAGTCAAGAGCCTCTCAGATCTGGAGTTCAGCTGGAATAATCCCATGCACTTGGCCGTTTCAACCGCAAACAATGGTACTTCAGCAGCTGTGACG GTTTGGGATATGAGATTCAGCCGCACGCCCTATCATGAGTACAGCACCGGTACCTCAGGTGTAAACTGTCTCTCTTGGAATCGGTCTGGCCAACTTCTTGCGTCTCATACCGACGGTACGATAAGCTGCTGTGATGTATACAGCAAGGAG ATGATACAGGGGTTGACTAGGGCTTGGCATGGTGATCTGGGTGTCACTTGGACACACTCTGAGAATGCATTTGCCACACTGTCCTCAAAGTATGGAGTCAGGCTGCATGAGAT GAGTGACCAGAGGATTTACCCGTGA